The sequence below is a genomic window from uncultured Stenotrophomonas sp..
GACCACCCGATCGGTCAGATCGGCGATTCGCTGGCGGACGGGATTCAGTTCGATCATGGTCGGCTCGTGGCAATGCAGACAAGCTGGCGATTCTAGCATTCCGCGCCGCGCCTTGACTTCCGCGGCACCCTGCCGACGCTGGCCGATCGGCACGGGAAAGTGCCGCTAGAATCCCGTCACACCGCGCATCCGCACGGCGTCCCGATACCGGGCAATGCCCGGATTCCCAACCAAGGAAAAATCAAGTGAAGCAACTCACAGCAGGATTGCTGGGCCTTGCCATCGCCGGCAGCTTGAGCTCTCTCGCCCATGCCGCCACCCCGATCCGCCCGCTGGCCAGCAATGGCACCGTCGACGGCGAGATCACCTCCTCCACCGCGCTGAACTACAGCGACGGCAGCCGCAGCCAGGTGTTCTCGCTGCAACTGGCCGCCGGCCAGGCCGTGTCGCTGAAACTGGACGGCCCGCTGAACGGCGCCCTTTCCGTGTTCCAGCGCGACATCCTGGTCAACCGCTCCAGCGGCTGCGGCTGCGGCGAAGGCAGCGGCACGCAACTGAGCTTCCGCGCCGACAAGGCCGGGCAGTACCTGGTCGCGGTCAGCGGCGCCGACGCCCGCGCGTTCGGTCCGTTCCACCTGAGCGCCGAGCCCATCGTCGCCTACGACGGCAAGCCGCTGGCCGCCGGCCAGCGCATCACCGACTGGCTGCTCGGCAGCAGCCAGAACTACACCCTGCAGGTGGACCAGCCGGGCCTGTACACCATCAACCTTGAATCGGACGCGTTCGACACCCGGCTCGAATTGTCCGGTGACAGCCTGTCGCTGGAAGACGACGACGGCGGCAACCGCACCAACTCGCGCCTGGTCACGCCGCTGCAGCCGGGCAGCTACACCCTGACCGCTCGCTCCTTCTCTGAGGAGAACGGCGCCTTCTACCTCGACGTGCGGCAGACGGCCATTCCCGAAGGCATGGCGTTCGATGACGGCAGCCCCCTGCCCGTCGACGGCACGGTCAGCGGCTTCATCGGCAGTGACGAAACCCGCAGCTTCGTGTTCAGCCTGCCCGAGCGCCGCCGCGTCCAATTCGACGCCAGCGGCAGCGAACTGGACAGCTACCTGACCCTGCAGGGCCCCGACTTCACGCTGAGCGACGACGACGGTGGCAACGGTGTCGACGCGCGCCTGACGCAGGTGCTGGAGCCGGGCGAATACAACGTCTCGGTGCGCTCGATGAACAGCAGCGGCGGCATCTTCCAGCTCGCCACCAGCACCGCACCGGCGCCGGATGGCCCGGCCCAGCCGGCGCTGGTGCTGGGCCGCGAAACCAGTGGCCAGCTGGTTTCCGGGCTGCGCAACCTCTATACGCTGGAGATCCCGCGCAAGGGCAGCTACGTCATCCGCATGACCGGCATCAACGGGCTGGACGGCATGGTCACGCTGATGCGCGACGGCGAGGAAGTCGCCTCGCAGGACGATGGCGACGGCAGCCTCGATCCGAACCTGGAAGTCGAACTGGAGCCGGGCCGCTATGTATTGATGGCGCACAGCTTCGACGCCTCGGCCAGCGGCAGCTACCGCCTGCTGGTACGTCGCAAGTAAGGCAAGCGGAGCCGGTCGCACATGGCCGGCTCCGTTCCGCAAGGAGCATCCATGACCCTCGTCCGCCCGTTGCTTTGCACCATCGCCCTCCTCTCCTCGGCCGCCACCACCCACACGACCGACAACGGCCTGGAGTTCTCCCACGCCGACTGGCAATTGGTCTGCGACAACACCCGCACCTGCCGCGCGGCCGGCTATGCACCCGAATATGGCGAAGATGGCGCCAGCGTGCTGCTCACCAGGCACGCCGGCCCCGGCCAGCCGGTCAATGCCGAACTGCAGGTGAGCGATACCGACGAACCGGCCGCCGCCGACCTGCACCTGCACATCGACGGCAATGACCTCGGCGTACTCGGCACCGCCAAACAAGGCGGCTACGCACTGGGCACGGCCCAGACCACGGCCCTGCTGGCGGCACTGCTGCGCGACAGCCGCATCCACGTCGAGCACCAAGAGGGCAGGCGTTGGGAGCTGTCCGATCAGGGCGCGGCGGCGGCATTGCTGAAAATGGATGAATTCCAGGGCCGGCTGGACACACCGGGCGCACTGGTGCGCAGGGGAACCCGCAACGAAGCATCGGTACCGCCGTCCTTGCCGGCACCGGTGGTGTTCCGCCCCCCATTGGCGCCGCCACACCCCGGCGACGGCGCGCTGGCCCGTTCACCGGAACTACGGACCGCCCTGCGCGCCACGCTGGACGGCGCCCACTGCGAACGCTTCGATGAACTTCCCGCCGACACGCCATTGCAGGTGGATCGCCTCGACGGCCACAGGGTGCTGGTTTCCACCCCGTGCTGGCTGGCCATCTACAACGCAGGCTCGGGCTACTGGATCGCCAATGACCATGCGCCCTTCCAACCACAACTGGTGACCACCCGCGGCACCGACTACGACGCCGGCCAGATCAGCGCCGACCACAAGGGACGCGGACTGGGCGATTGCTGGTCGCACACCGGCTGGACCTGGGACGGCAGCCACTTCGTGCTGACCTCCGACTACCAGACCGGCATGTGCCGTGGCATGCCCGGCGGCTTCTGGGTGCTGCCGACGCTGGTCAGCGAGGTGCTGGACCAGGCAACGACGGAGTGATCGAAGTGCGCGGGCACCGCAGGCAGGTACCCCACGCCACCCTCAGGTGCGCGGCAGGGTCACGCCGGTCTGGCCCTGGTACTTGCCACCGCGGTCCTTGTAGGAAGTCTCGCAGACGTCATCGGCCGCAGCCTGGAAGAACAGCATCTGCGCCACTCCCTCGTTGGCATAGATGCGCGCCGGCAGCGGCGTGGTGTTGGAGAACTCGAGCGTGACGTGGCCTTCCCATTCGGGTTCGAGCGGCGTGACGTTGACGATGATGCCGCAGCGCGCATAGGTGCTCTTGCCCAGGCACACCACCAGCGTGTCGCGCGGGATGCGGAAATACTCCACCGTACGCGCCAGCGCGAACGAATTGGGCGGGATGATGCACTCGTCGGCCTCGACGTCCACGAAGCTCTTCGGGTCGAAGCGCTTGGGGTCGACGATCGTCGAGTTGATGTTGGTGAACACCTTGAACTCGCGCGAGCAACGCACGTCATAACCATAGCTGGAAGTGCCATAGCTGACGATGCGCTGGCCATCGGTCCCGCCGTCACCGGCGAAGCGGACCTGTCCCGGCTCGTACGGCTCGATCATGCCGTGCTGCTCGGACATGCGGCGGATCCAGCGGTCGCTCTTGATGCTCATTCGGTGTCCCAATGCCTGCAGGAGGCGCAATTCTAGCCTGTTGCGCGCGCGGCAAAGCGCCCTGAACGCAGATGCCATGCCTCGCATGACGTAGGTGCGGGGTGCGGGACTTGCCCCGCATGATGCTTTCCCGGTGAAGCCCCGTACGGGGGCAAGCCCCGCACCTGCGATTAAAGAAGGCCCGTGGATCAGACCAGCGACGAAACGATGGGAATCCCGGCGCGCGGGCGCTTGCCCAGCTCTTCCACCATCCGCTCCGCCGCCGCCATGTAGGCCCTGGCCGCCGCCGACCCGGGCGCGGCGGCCACGATCGGCGTGCCGACGTCGCCCTGCTCGCGGATGCCGATGTCCAGCGGCAACGAACCCAGCAGCGGCACCCCGTACTGCCCGGCCATGCGCTGGCCGCCGCCTTCGCCGAACAGGTGCTCGACGTGGCCGCAGTTGGAGCAGGTATGCACCGCCATGTTCTCGACGATGCCCAGCACCGGCACCTCGACCTTCTCGAACATCTTCAGCGCCTTGCGCGCGTCCAGCGTGGCGATGTCCTGCGGCGTGGTGACAATCACCGCCCCGGCCACCGGGATCTTCTGCGCCAGGGTCAGCTGGATGTCACCGGTACCCGGCGGCAGGTCGACGATCAGGTAGTCCAGGTCATCCCAGCGGGTGTCCTTGAACAGCTGTGTCAGCGCCGACGTCGCCATCGGCCCGCGCCAGATCATCGGCGAATCCTGATCGACCAGGAACCCGATCGACATGGTCTCCACCCCGAACGCGCGCATCGGCTCGATCGACTTGTTGTCCGGACTCTCCGGCCGCCCGCTCAGCCCCAGCATCGCCGGCACGCTTGGCCCGTAGATGTCGGCATCCAGCACCCCGACCCGCGCGCCCATCTGCTGCAACGCCACCGCCAGGTTCACGGCGGTGGTGGACTTGCCTACCCCGCCCTTGCCAGAGCCCACCGCGATGACGTTGCGGATGCGTGGGTGGGGGGAGAGGCCTTTTTGAACGCGGTGCGAAGGTGGGCGTGACATGCATGAAGACTCTTACATCCTGGCATCCGTGACAACCCCGTGAAGCACTTACGTCTCACCAAATCCCTGTCACTTGAGAAACCTCAAGACAGTTGACTGAAGTACAGCATTCGTTCATCTTCCAAGTGAAACTAAAGTGCACTGCCCTAGCCCTCACCTTATTACTACAAGAGACACCCAGACCAAATGAAACAGCAAACCCCCGTCAAGCTTGCACTTGCCGCCGGTCTTTTCTTGGCCAGCGTCTCTGCTGCA
It includes:
- a CDS encoding hypothetical protein (Evidence 5 : No homology to any previously reported sequences); protein product: MPIGQRRQGAAEVKARRGMLESPACLHCHEPTMIELNPVRQRIADLTDRVVSLRGYL
- the rpfI gene encoding Regulatory protein is translated as MTLVRPLLCTIALLSSAATTHTTDNGLEFSHADWQLVCDNTRTCRAAGYAPEYGEDGASVLLTRHAGPGQPVNAELQVSDTDEPAAADLHLHIDGNDLGVLGTAKQGGYALGTAQTTALLAALLRDSRIHVEHQEGRRWELSDQGAAAALLKMDEFQGRLDTPGALVRRGTRNEASVPPSLPAPVVFRPPLAPPHPGDGALARSPELRTALRATLDGAHCERFDELPADTPLQVDRLDGHRVLVSTPCWLAIYNAGSGYWIANDHAPFQPQLVTTRGTDYDAGQISADHKGRGLGDCWSHTGWTWDGSHFVLTSDYQTGMCRGMPGGFWVLPTLVSEVLDQATTE
- a CDS encoding conserved exported hypothetical protein (Evidence 4 : Homologs of previously reported genes of unknown function); protein product: MKQLTAGLLGLAIAGSLSSLAHAATPIRPLASNGTVDGEITSSTALNYSDGSRSQVFSLQLAAGQAVSLKLDGPLNGALSVFQRDILVNRSSGCGCGEGSGTQLSFRADKAGQYLVAVSGADARAFGPFHLSAEPIVAYDGKPLAAGQRITDWLLGSSQNYTLQVDQPGLYTINLESDAFDTRLELSGDSLSLEDDDGGNRTNSRLVTPLQPGSYTLTARSFSEENGAFYLDVRQTAIPEGMAFDDGSPLPVDGTVSGFIGSDETRSFVFSLPERRRVQFDASGSELDSYLTLQGPDFTLSDDDGGNGVDARLTQVLEPGEYNVSVRSMNSSGGIFQLATSTAPAPDGPAQPALVLGRETSGQLVSGLRNLYTLEIPRKGSYVIRMTGINGLDGMVTLMRDGEEVASQDDGDGSLDPNLEVELEPGRYVLMAHSFDASASGSYRLLVRRK
- a CDS encoding Uncharacterized ATP-binding protein in capB 3'region, which gives rise to MSRPPSHRVQKGLSPHPRIRNVIAVGSGKGGVGKSTTAVNLAVALQQMGARVGVLDADIYGPSVPAMLGLSGRPESPDNKSIEPMRAFGVETMSIGFLVDQDSPMIWRGPMATSALTQLFKDTRWDDLDYLIVDLPPGTGDIQLTLAQKIPVAGAVIVTTPQDIATLDARKALKMFEKVEVPVLGIVENMAVHTCSNCGHVEHLFGEGGGQRMAGQYGVPLLGSLPLDIGIREQGDVGTPIVAAAPGSAAARAYMAAAERMVEELGKRPRAGIPIVSSLV
- the dcd gene encoding deoxycytidine triphosphate deaminase (Evidence 2a : Function of homologous gene experimentally demonstrated in an other organism; Product type e : enzyme) codes for the protein MSIKSDRWIRRMSEQHGMIEPYEPGQVRFAGDGGTDGQRIVSYGTSSYGYDVRCSREFKVFTNINSTIVDPKRFDPKSFVDVEADECIIPPNSFALARTVEYFRIPRDTLVVCLGKSTYARCGIIVNVTPLEPEWEGHVTLEFSNTTPLPARIYANEGVAQMLFFQAAADDVCETSYKDRGGKYQGQTGVTLPRT